The Hymenobacter sp. DG01 genome has a segment encoding these proteins:
- a CDS encoding M23 family metallopeptidase has product MLLRLRTLSAALFVLFLTACSQSQTLQGIFQQSTPHEAYARKLKQAGLAETALGRDWLRAADQALRDSLVVKLPFQESGFFPADRAVATGLRYLVRAGETIQISLTLAPGTQAPKVFVDAFELSPDRSAPRHLAAADTAALSFRYVAEADRQHVLRVQPELLRGGRYTLRIRREPSLSFPVKGKTDAAVGSFWGMPRDGGARRHEGIDIFAQRGTPAVASAHGYITRVNETKLGGRVVWLADTDHNQHLYYAHLDKQLVQPGQRVKPGDTLGLVGNTGNARTTSPHLHFGVYRNGAVDPFPFVRRPDAMPPVPKVLPSRLGQWVRARETRLTLRRMPTTTGVTAATATRPTPLLVLGATAEWLRVQLPTGRTGFVPAKAVLTATPLRRENLTLPTDLRARPTADALTIAALPAQTTVAVLGEYGKFRLVRQPNGRTGWLAVAAS; this is encoded by the coding sequence ATGCTACTTCGCTTGCGGACCCTATCGGCCGCGCTGTTCGTCCTATTTCTTACTGCCTGCAGCCAAAGCCAGACGCTGCAGGGAATCTTCCAGCAATCCACTCCGCACGAAGCCTACGCCCGCAAGCTAAAACAGGCCGGCCTGGCTGAAACCGCCCTGGGCCGCGACTGGCTACGGGCCGCCGACCAAGCCCTGCGCGACTCGTTGGTGGTGAAGCTGCCGTTTCAGGAAAGCGGCTTTTTCCCCGCCGACCGGGCCGTGGCCACTGGTCTGCGCTACCTCGTGCGGGCCGGTGAAACCATTCAGATCAGCCTGACGCTGGCGCCCGGCACCCAGGCTCCCAAGGTGTTCGTAGATGCCTTCGAGCTGAGCCCCGACCGTTCTGCTCCCCGCCATCTGGCAGCCGCTGATACCGCTGCCCTCTCATTTCGCTACGTGGCCGAGGCCGACCGCCAGCATGTGCTGCGGGTGCAGCCGGAACTGCTGCGCGGCGGCCGCTACACCCTGCGCATTCGGCGCGAGCCCAGCCTGAGCTTCCCGGTAAAAGGCAAGACCGATGCGGCCGTGGGTTCGTTCTGGGGCATGCCCCGCGACGGAGGTGCCCGCCGCCACGAGGGCATCGATATTTTTGCTCAGCGCGGTACGCCGGCCGTAGCCTCGGCCCACGGCTATATCACCCGCGTCAACGAAACCAAGCTGGGCGGCCGGGTAGTATGGCTGGCCGATACCGACCATAATCAGCACCTATACTATGCCCACCTCGATAAGCAGCTGGTGCAGCCCGGCCAGCGCGTGAAGCCCGGCGATACGCTGGGGCTGGTGGGCAACACCGGCAATGCCCGCACCACCTCGCCCCACCTGCACTTTGGGGTGTACCGCAACGGGGCCGTTGATCCGTTTCCGTTTGTGCGCCGCCCCGATGCGATGCCGCCCGTGCCCAAGGTACTGCCGAGCCGCCTGGGCCAGTGGGTAAGGGCCCGCGAAACCCGCCTCACGCTGCGCCGCATGCCTACTACTACTGGCGTAACGGCCGCCACCGCCACGCGCCCTACCCCCCTGCTGGTGCTGGGCGCTACCGCCGAGTGGCTGCGGGTGCAGCTGCCCACCGGCCGCACGGGGTTCGTGCCGGCCAAAGCTGTGCTGACGGCTACCCCCCTGCGCCGCGAAAACCTCACGCTCCCCACCGATTTGCGGGCCCGCCCCACTGCCGATGCCCTGACCATAGCGGCCCTCCCGGCACAAACCACCGTGGCGGTACTGGGCGAGTACGGCAAGTTCCGGCTGGTGCGCCAGCCTAACGGCCGCACGGGCTGGCTGGCGGTAGCCGCCTCGTAG
- a CDS encoding hydroxymethylglutaryl-CoA lyase gives MLHLTECPRDAMQGWPTFIPTPDKTAYLNALLQVGFDTLDFGSFVSPKAIPQLADTAEVLAGLDLSQTQTQLLAIVANLRGAETAAQHPQIRYIGFPLSVSETFQQRNTNKSITQALDDVARMQELCARSGQEQVVYLSMGFGNPYGDPWSPEVLGEFTQKLANLKVGIVALSDTIGVSTPATVGPAFRELTAAFPQINFGAHLHTTPDTWREKVQAAYEAGCRRFDGALGGYGGCPMAADQLTGNMPTERLLEFAQAAGVGPQLNQPALAKVMRLNQQIFSGH, from the coding sequence ATGCTCCACCTCACCGAATGCCCGCGCGACGCCATGCAGGGCTGGCCCACGTTCATTCCTACCCCCGATAAGACGGCCTACCTCAACGCCCTGCTGCAGGTAGGATTTGATACCCTCGATTTCGGCTCCTTTGTGTCGCCCAAGGCCATTCCGCAGCTGGCCGATACCGCCGAGGTGCTGGCCGGCCTCGACCTGAGCCAGACCCAAACCCAGCTGCTGGCTATCGTGGCCAACCTGCGCGGGGCCGAAACCGCCGCCCAGCACCCGCAGATCCGCTACATCGGCTTCCCGCTGTCGGTGTCCGAAACCTTTCAGCAGCGCAACACCAACAAAAGCATAACCCAGGCTCTCGACGACGTAGCCCGGATGCAGGAGCTGTGCGCCCGCAGCGGACAGGAGCAGGTAGTGTACCTGAGCATGGGCTTCGGCAACCCCTACGGTGACCCCTGGAGCCCGGAAGTGCTCGGCGAGTTCACCCAGAAGCTGGCCAACCTGAAGGTGGGCATCGTGGCCCTCTCCGATACCATCGGGGTTTCCACGCCCGCTACCGTTGGCCCGGCCTTCCGGGAGCTGACGGCCGCCTTCCCGCAAATTAACTTCGGGGCCCACCTGCACACTACCCCCGACACCTGGCGCGAAAAAGTGCAGGCCGCCTACGAGGCCGGTTGCCGCCGCTTCGATGGGGCTTTGGGCGGCTACGGCGGCTGCCCCATGGCCGCTGACCAGCTCACCGGCAATATGCCCACCGAGCGGCTCCTGGAGTTTGCCCAGGCGGCGGGGGTAGGGCCGCAGCTTAACCAGCCGGCTCTGGCAAAGGTCATGCGGCTGAATCAGCAGATTT
- a CDS encoding thioredoxin family protein — MRTPLLLLICSLLLAAPGGATPPAPTQAAAPAVAWVSTLDAALQQAKATNRPVLAVFSGSDWCKPCIMLKQEVFDQPEFTRYAQDKLVLARFDFPRSKKNKLPAEQTRHNEQAAAQLNKEGSFPLVVLLSPEGKVLAKTGYRPGGAAAYTSYLSSLLARR; from the coding sequence ATGCGCACTCCCCTCCTGCTCCTGATCTGCTCCCTACTGCTGGCAGCGCCCGGCGGCGCAACGCCTCCGGCACCCACCCAGGCGGCGGCTCCGGCCGTGGCCTGGGTTTCTACCCTCGATGCGGCCCTGCAACAGGCCAAAGCCACCAACCGCCCCGTGCTGGCCGTTTTCTCGGGCTCCGACTGGTGCAAGCCCTGCATCATGCTCAAGCAGGAGGTATTCGATCAGCCTGAGTTTACGCGCTACGCCCAGGACAAGCTAGTGCTGGCCCGCTTTGACTTTCCGCGCAGCAAGAAAAACAAGCTCCCGGCCGAGCAAACCCGCCACAACGAGCAGGCCGCGGCCCAACTCAACAAGGAGGGCTCCTTCCCGCTGGTGGTGCTACTCTCGCCCGAGGGCAAAGTGCTGGCCAAAACCGGCTACCGGCCGGGCGGAGCTGCGGCTTACACCAGCTACCTCAGCTCCCTGCTGGCCCGGCGGTAA